The nucleotide sequence GGTTAAAACTACCGAGTGCAACCGCGATTCCTAGCAACGCCTGGCAATGTCAGAAGGGAAGTATCAGGAATTGTGAAGCCACttcctcccaaccccccccccccccactttctaaGAGAGCCCTGGTGGgaaactggctttttaaaaaattgaaattatatatatatataattatatatatatattctcaggCTGCTGAGAGTGAGTCTGGATTAGAAGTGCCCTTATTCCTGGGCCATGCACAGTGCAGAAAGCATTGCTAAGCCAGCCAAGGAGAGGTGAGtgcaaaaagtggggggggggcgggcattGAAAGCTGAGAAATAATTTTCGGGGGTACAtaaaggaacagcagcagctgctgcaaaggGAACCCTGGGCTGCAAAAGGGCGAAACCACTTttgcaaagcgggggggggggggggggagaggagaacagACTGCTGAGAGATGCAACAATacggggggagaagaggagaggaacaCAAAACGCTGACACTTCAGTTTCGCTTGGGTCTGACCTCCATATCTGTGGCTTCTTGTTAGTAAGGGTGGAAACCTGCAAAGGCGAGATTTTGCGCCTCCCCCCCTGAAAACCAGTGGGGTAGGGAGCTGGAGTCTAGGAGGCAGTGACATTTGGATAGCTTCAGCAGAGGattacaaattcatggaggacagggtCTTGCTTGAAACCTGCAGGCGTtgtgagcagtgttagaaattagccagccGCCCGGCACGGCTTGCTACTAGCGTAGGTTCAGTCatgaccatgtggagatctctggagaTCTCcatctggctccccccccccccagctttcttaagcagatgagcttgtttattgcatttatatcccgcctttatATCccgctcaacatcaaaaaaactaagatcatggctaactggtcccatcacctcctggcaaatagaaggggaagaagaggacGCAGAGAGAtatcacttttttgggttccacgatcactgcagatggtgacagcagtcacgaaattagaagacgcctgcttcttgggagaaaagcaatgacaaacctagacagcatcttaaaaagcaaagacatcaccttgccgacaaaggtccgtatagttaaagctatggttttcccagtagtaatgtacggaagtgagagctggaccataaagaaggctgatcgccgaagaactgatgcttttgaattatggtgctggaggagactcttgagagtcccatggactgcaagaagttcaaacctatccattctcaaaaaaattggccctgagtgctcactagaaggacagatcctgaagttgaggctccagtaccttggccacctcatgagaagagaagactccctagaaaagaccctgatattgggaaagagggaaggcacaaggagaaggggacgacagaggatgagatggttggacagtgttctcgaagctactaacatgagtttggccaaactgtgagaggcagtgaaggataggcgtgcctggcgtgctctgctccatggggtcacgaagagtcggacacgactgaacgactgaacaacaacacatggttcacacacacacacatgatctccacaacgaccctgtgaggtaggtaaagaggctgcgactggcccaaggtcacccagtgagcttcatgactcagtggggattcgaacgctgatctcccaggtccttttCTGACATTATAACCCAGTGTCTCCCAAATGTTGTCTcccgtttttggactacaactcccatcatccctagctggcaagaccagggtcagggatgatgggaactgtagttcaaaagcagctggaaaccTAAGTTTgcgaaacactgctctaaccacaaCAGCACCCTGGCTTCCTGGAtaacttctgctatggggcagatCTATAAATTAAgttggtaaataaatatgggcaGAACAAAATATcatttagagaaggatctgaaatactttcattgaagcttgaatttgttttaccctggatcaggcataggcaaactccagccctccagatgtttgggactacaactccaatcatcactagctaacaggaccagcggtcagggatgatgggaattgtagtcccaaacatctggagggctggagtctgccaattgttttatttgatgttttaatgtgttgtaaactggagcaagactcttcttccttttttaattttaattttatttgatgttttaatgtgttgtaaactagagcaagactcttcttccttttttaatttttgatttccAGCTTTTACAAATACTTTAGCCAGAAAAACGAAGTCTTTACAAAtccacttcttatgttcttttgctCTGCAGCTATGACTGCCCCATGGGGCTTACTATTTaccattctccctctccctctccctctctctctcacacacacttgccTTTGTCTCTCTTCCTGTTTAGGAGAAACCTATCTTCCTACCTGAGAACCAGATGGGAGAACCTTAATTGTGACTCCAAGAGAAGCCCCTTCATTCTAGAGGGTTAAGACATTGGAGGCTGTCCCGCGTTGGAAGTGGGAGACTGGAATACCTTGAAAGAGAAGCAGGGGGACGCAGCTAGCTGCAGGCACCCCAGAGCCTCTGAAAATGGAGGAGCAGGACACGGCCGGCTCCAAATTGTGGCAGGGGATgcagggggaaggaaagagagtccCGCAAGTGGTCAATGTGGGGAGCATCGGGACCTTCATGAGCAAGGATCTCCCACCACAGATTAAGCGGGAGCCAGAGGAGAGGCTGAAGCAGCACTGGGAGACCCAGTGGCAGCAGTTCTTGCAGAGCGTGCAGGCCCCAGACTCCAGATCGCAGCCTCATCCCATCTCTGGGGAGGAGGCCAAGGAGATCCAGGCCTCCTTCCAAGGTGTCGCCAAAGCCGCGCAGTGGCCGAGGGGTGGCTGGGTAACCCAGGCTGTGCCGGGCCTCGGCGGGGAAGCCCAGAAGGTCTACCGAAGCCTGGACTCCTTCGTGAAGGTGAAGGAGGAGGCCGCGAGCGAGGGGGCCCTGCGGCCGGAGACACGGCGCCAGCGCTTCCGCCActtctgctaccaggaggccaaAGCCCCCCGGGATGTTTGCCAAAGGCTCCGGGAACTTTGCtgccagtggctgaagccagagaggcacaccaaggagcagatcctggagctgctgatcctggagcagttcctgattATCCTGCCCCTGGAGATGCAGAGCTGGGTACGCGAGAGTGAGCCGGAGAGCTGtgcccaggcggtggccctggcagaAGGCTTCCTGATGGGGCGGCGGGGCGGCAAGAGATGCGGGCAGCAGGTGAGAGGCCTCGATGGCAGCCAGACCCAGGAGTGTGGGTTGGGCTTGGAGGCGATCCACTTTGTGTGttgctttattttgttattatttattaaatttactggTTGCTTTTTTGCCAGataaactcaaagcagcttacagcattTTAAGCAATAAAGTGAAACCTCTCCCATGCCTAAAGGCCATAGatagttaaaagccaaaggcctggtgagagagaaatgtttttgtctggcatcCATAGGAGCCAGCTTCTAGGGACCAATGTCCTTTCGGGGGCCCCcccataaaacatttgaggggtccgcccccccccaagttaatgggcattgccattcaaatgggtgtgtgtgtgccatgtcttgtgattgattatgcggagcagggcttacctggcaaaccccccccccaccaatatttttattcaagttggcacccctgctgccacctaaagatatgcaaggaaggcaccaggcgagcctccctggggagagcattccacaagcagggagtcaccacagaaaaggccccattCTGGTGTTGCCATTATGACTATTATAGTAACATTCACACATAACAGGTAAAAGGTACGTTAGCATCATCTTTTGGTTCCCCATCTCATTTATTAACAGCCTGGTGGCCACCAgggagtgggggtgggcaggcagaTAATGGCTGTGGTGGTGAAGGCGCCACACGTAAAATGGTTGCTTTCCCAAATGTGGCCTCCCCAAACACCCCCTTGGAGCTCTTTGAACTGGGAGCTGTCTACCAGTACAGCTGAAGGAGCTTTGGTGCAAAAACCTCTAAATATCACTTTATTATTACGGTATTCACATGTCGCCTGTTGTAAGGAGGAGAGGCAgtgggctcttgtgctcgaatcctgcttgctggtttctcacaggcatctggttagccactgtgggagcaggatgctgggcttagatgggccattggcctggtttCTAGCTGCGTTCTTCTTAGGTTTTCATGCATGTTCTCAATGTGGGTCCACCCGCCTCCCCATTCTCTTTCAGCTGCCAGTGCCTTTTGCGGAGGTGGCTGTGAATTCCTCCAAAGTGGACCAGATCCTGTCCGACACTTGGAGCAAGCAGCTCTGCAGAATAGCCAAGCAGGATCAGAGCAAGGAGGAAAACCAACTCAGTAATGGTGAACACGGAGAGTCTGTTTGATCAGGGGTTGGGGACCCTTTTCCAGCCTGGGGGTCTGAACTCTCTCCTGAGCAACCTCCTGAGAcacacatgccaggggtgggtggtgTCAGCAGCAAAAgaggtgtattattattattattattattattattattattattattattagacatcccttcatctgtagatatcagggcggttcacaacataaaattatgatataaaaaacacaaaatacattataaaatacacactgggagccagtgtggcgtagtggttaagagcggtagactcgtaatctggggaaccgggttcgcgtctctgctcctccacgtgcagctgctgggtgaccttgggcaagtcacacttctctgaagtctctcagccccactcacctcacagagtgtttgttgtgggggaggaagggaaaggagaatgttagccgctttgagactccttcgggtagtgaaaagcgggatatcaaatccaaacccttcttcttcttcttcttcttcttcttcttcttcttcttcttcttctaaaaagaacaaaaacaaaccaataatccccgctaccacaacacatttaaaagagcattggatgtcaatcagccaaaggcctggctgaagaggaacgtttttacctggtgcctaaatatgcACAATGAAGGCCCCTGGTGAACCGCCGTAGGGAGagcacaccacaaacagggagccaccacagaaaaggccccgtctcgtgttgccaccctctggacctctcgtggaggaggcacatgaataaGGGCCTCGCTGACGATCACGGGCTCCGGGACAGTTCAAATGAGGAGAGAtgttccttgaggtattgcagccgTGAGCATTTTGCCTCTGTATAATATGCTCTTCTTATCTCCGCAGCCGACGAGCAGGTGGGAGATAACCTTCATCACCAGGAAGGCTCTGACCAGGTGGAGCCGCACGATGCATCCATGAGAATCGGCTTGGTCTTCCAGAATTACGAGGAGGGAACGGTGTTATTGGGTCAGAAGGCGTTGGCAGGCAAGCAGGACCCCGAAAATAGAACGGGCGGAGCTGTAGCCTGTTGGGGAGGCAGCTTCCACAGGAAGGAACCCGAAGCCCAGGGTTGTGTAGAGGTAAAACCGCACAGCGACACCATCGGGAGCTTCCGGCCGAGCCAAAGCATCCTTAAGCGGGAAGCGGTCGGCGGGGACGAGAAACCGTTCAAGTCCTCGGACTGCAGGGAGGCCTTTCCTCCGAGCCCAGGCCTCCTTGTCCCGCACGAGAGGAGCCACGCGGGGGACAGGCGATATAAAtgctccgagtgcgggaagagTTTCAGCCAGAAGCGGTACCTGGCGGGGCACCGGAGGATCCACCGAGGGGAGACCCCATACAAATGCTCAGACTGCGGGAGGAGCTTCAACCGGAAGTGGAACCTCATTGCTCACAAGAGGATCCACTCGGGGGAGAACCCGTACAAGTGCTTGGACTGTGGGAAAACATTCAGCCAGAAGGGTAACCTTATGACCCACGTgaggatccacacgggggagaagccctacaagtgcgcCGAGTGCGGGAAGCGCTTCAGCCAGAGGGCGGGCCTCACCTCGCACAGGAAGAGCCACATAAAAATCAACAGCGTAGGGAAAGCCACCTTGGGGTATCTGATTCTCCTAAACCTCAGTGAATCTGGGCAAGAGGGGAGCCCCGTAGAAGCTTAGGAGTTGGGTGGGGAGCTCCATGCAGAGCTTGAAAACATTCTTTGTCtggggaaaaaggaaaggaagaaggaaacccTTAGAATTCCCAACTGTGATAGAAACAGGCTGCGGACGTGTAGGTTTGAGAATAAGTTCTGTAAATGCTGTGACTGAATGACACTGGGACAGAACTATCACTCTCAACTCATCAAACGGCAGGTTGTGtggcacgagactcttaatctcaaggtcgtaGGTTTGAgttccatgttgggcaaagggtTCCTgtattgccaggggttggactaagaTGACGCATGTGGTCCCTTTtgactctacaatcctatgaaaaGTGTTCTGGGCTATATGGGAAGGGCtgcatctcagtggtagagcacgtGGGTTCAATTTCTGACGTCTCCAATTAGCGCCAACGATGCTAAGCtcgatggaccagtggtctgacacaGAATGAGGCAGCGTCCTTTGTTTAAGCAGCTCTCATTTAGAAGGTCTGGGATCTCACTTAGTCTTTAAGAGAATAGACCAAaactcagaggtagagcatctgcttttacATGCAGGTCGTCTCAGGTttgatccccggcatctccaggtagggccaggaccggtgctagggcttgtGGCGCCCTAGGCGACACCAATCGTCTGGCGCCCcctcgccaaagcctgctttggcgggaggtgggggggtggagaggcaagcagccccccgccaaagcctgccaTTAATAGAGCTGCGCGTCCGCCTCTCCCTTcgcgaggagggggtggggtgggggctcgcTCGCTCGCAGCAACTGAGGCAGGAGCCAGAGGAGGGTCGGGAAGGCGGCTGAGCGAGCGCGAGGGGCCGGCAGCCGTAGCGCGCATTGGACGCATGCCGCGTCCGTCCGGCGCACCGAGCGCCACGCTCTCCAGCTCCCGCCGCGCCCGGTCGCTTTTCCCAGCCTGGGGCGCGCAGGAGAATTGAGGAAGTGGGCTGGGTCGCTGGGAGCGGGGGAGGGTCCTCTCCTGTTAAAGCGCGTCTGTACCCGCGCGCCGCTTTGGAAATCGGGCTTGTCCGGCCCCTCTGCCAGCACTGCGccgcccccctccattttggcgccctaggcggcCGCCTTGTCTGCCTAAATGGCAGCGCCGGCCCTGGGTAGGGCATTCTATCTGCAGAAGCAATGCTCAGTAAAGGCCAGGCGTAGTCTGGCCTCCATGTATGTGTTCTGCAAGCAAATCGGAATGAATGCTGAAGAAACAGGTTGCCTGGAGGAGCCCAGGTCTGACCAGGGTTTACGTGGGTGGAGATAGACAGATGCCCTGCAGTTAAACTCGGTGGTCCTGTGGACTTTGCTGCAGAACAGTATGTCTTAAAGGTACACCAACAGACTGCTTCAAAAGTTGACAGTCCTAGTCTATGGCCCTGAGGGTCTTGATTCAGTATCAGAAGGCTCTGGGTAGGGAATACAGCGGCagcttggttcttgaacttaatccattccgggagtcagTTCGACTaccgaaaccgttcgaaaaccaaggcactgtTTCCaatttgctgcaggagcttcctgcactcaagcggaagctacATCAggtgttcagcttctgaaaaactttcgcaaacaggaacacttacttccaggttggcagcgtttgggagccgatttgttcgggagtgAAGCCGTTCGGGatccaagttaccactgtatccCTCTGCAAGCCAGCTGCTATGTTTTCTGCAAGGCATTAACGTAGTCGAGGGCCATTTGTTTGTGTTGCATTCAAcatgattttaatttttgtttaaaaaaatattaaaagccaGAGCACAGCTTCAAAAGGTTAgtgggaaattgtgtgtgtgtgtttttaaagaaccACCTTCTAG is from Lacerta agilis isolate rLacAgi1 chromosome 2, rLacAgi1.pri, whole genome shotgun sequence and encodes:
- the LOC117042707 gene encoding zinc finger protein 397-like, with the protein product MEEQDTAGSKLWQGMQGEGKRVPQVVNVGSIGTFMSKDLPPQIKREPEERLKQHWETQWQQFLQSVQAPDSRSQPHPISGEEAKEIQASFQGVAKAAQWPRGGWVTQAVPGLGGEAQKVYRSLDSFVKVKEEAASEGALRPETRRQRFRHFCYQEAKAPRDVCQRLRELCCQWLKPERHTKEQILELLILEQFLIILPLEMQSWVRESEPESCAQAVALAEGFLMGRRGGKRCGQQLPVPFAEVAVNSSKVDQILSDTWSKQLCRIAKQDQSKEENQLSNADEQVGDNLHHQEGSDQVEPHDASMRIGLVFQNYEEGTVLLGQKALAGKQDPENRTGGAVACWGGSFHRKEPEAQGCVEVKPHSDTIGSFRPSQSILKREAVGGDEKPFKSSDCREAFPPSPGLLVPHERSHAGDRRYKCSECGKSFSQKRYLAGHRRIHRGETPYKCSDCGRSFNRKWNLIAHKRIHSGENPYKCLDCGKTFSQKGNLMTHVRIHTGEKPYKCAECGKRFSQRAGLTSHRKSHIKINSVGKATLGYLILLNLSESGQEGSPVEA